GCGCTTCTGCCAAactgacttttcttttttcttgtaggTCACTTTTATTTCCCACTAATAAAAATGGAATGTTCTCGTCATTTTTTACTCTGAGAATCTGTTCTctatgaaacaagaaaagttTCTCTATAAAATTTTAGACAAGCTAATCTGCATACTTATCatcattgataaaatttcataatatttttataaatgtattacaGTCGAAATATAACAAAACGGTAGaacatacataataaatatctttaaatttctaacatttattttaagagaaagagagagagagagagagagagagagcaaaatccttaattaaattatacattttctacCTAAATTCCTGTGTTGCTTGAAAACTGTCGTCTTCTGTTATAGAAAATACACAAAGAAATCCTTCTCCACtgcgaaaataattatctcgaATCGCCGCATAATCTTCTTGTCCTGCGGTATCTAAGATATCTATTTGTACTTCCTCTCCATCTAATacaactttttttctataggaATCTGCCTTTGTTGGTTCATAATCTTCAACAaactaatttcaatatttaataatattgtccATCGctattaataacaaatcaatttatttatatttgacaaAGCGATACgcaatgcatatatatatgtgtgtatgttattttatttcatacgtTCCATAGaaatttagataatatttaacaaagttacaaaattataaaattttgtttatataccTCGTCATACATAAACTGTAAAGTTAGAGCAGATTTTCCAACACCTCCACTTCCAACCATAATAACTTTATGCATAGCTTGAGTAGCTCCAGGCTTTTTTGACATTGTTGATAGTTTTTCTCTGATTATATGTAAACTAAAGCGTAtctaaacaaaaaaggaaagtgaTATGtagttagaaaaataatcttaaatcttgttagtattaaatattcaaacatATTCTACTTACATCCAGTACTTATCTAAATTTTTCCTAGTATATTATACtatgatatataatcgattacATATAATCGTAAGGCAATGAGTCTAAATGTAACCATGGATGATTCacgtttaattaatcgaatgatACACTAAGCTAAAAGTGAAACGCCAGCAATGAAAGGCGGTGCCACACTACTCTATGATTGTAGGTTGGAAGGAACAGGaagtatgtttttatatacgctttttctttctcttttttttttttttttcaaataccgGTCAGTAACCTAACttaaaacattatatttataatttctattaaaaagaaatataactaCCTTTAGATCGACTGGACCTtaagaaaatcaatttattatcaGATTTTACTTGTCAGTCGATAATTCACTGGCTCATGCTACGTTACACTGTTAACTGTCAGAGAAAAATCTTATATTATCGTCCACGAAGTAGTCACATAACTGTATATTCACTGACTGAATGCAACAGTTATtgtgttttatatacatatatatacataataagtTCTCa
The nucleotide sequence above comes from Vespula vulgaris chromosome 16, iyVesVulg1.1, whole genome shotgun sequence. Encoded proteins:
- the LOC127069713 gene encoding ras-related protein Ral-a isoform X1: MSKKPGATQAMHKVIMVGSGGVGKSALTLQFMYDEFVEDYEPTKADSYRKKVVLDGEEVQIDILDTAGQEDYAAIRDNYFRSGEGFLCVFSITEDDSFQATQEFREQILRVKNDENIPFLLVGNKSDLQEKRKVSLAEAQARSQQWGVPYVETSAKTKENVDKVFFDLMREIRSRKIEDKSASNGREKDRAKRKKKKCIIL
- the LOC127069713 gene encoding ras-related protein Ral-a isoform X2, which encodes MSKKPGATQAMHKVIMVGSGGVGKSALTLQFMYDEFVEDYEPTKADSYRKKVVLDGEEVQIDILDTAGQEDYAAIRDNYFRSGEGFLCVFSITEDDSFQATQEFREQILRVKNDENIPFLLVGNKSDLQEKRKVSLAEAQARSQQWGVPYVETSAKTKENVDKVFFDLMRAIAARKAQENQVDGDERKKKTKCCILL